The Crocinitomicaceae bacterium genome includes a region encoding these proteins:
- a CDS encoding OmpA family protein, with protein MMKRIILSAISLLVLTTSSVAQTDNELIRMGDAAMANGQYSNAVYYYAFVLYKVQQGEEALYYAYEISPAYKEPEKNEDGTVKPPENPTAKQIELIHKLADAYRLADDYKNAEIWYAAAMKYPLEQFPYVQYFYGVSLMYNSKFGEAMTEFEGFQSLNNDPDNQYYQLSNSKIASCQFAMNPNNTKEGITITNPGDVINGGSTSFGLQFVSDEYMIFSSARIEDKPDSIVSENENPLELYMLDIYLVKLNEDGSFGAIEKFPFSINSSEYHEASAVISEDGNAIFFTRMDPDNRNETKIYASRKFNNTWLAPFALDNNVNMDGFRSMNPSLSSDGKTLFFATNRPGGEGGMDIWMTTLGPNGETTEPVNLGNQVNTFDDEITPFYHDITQTLYFASGGHIGFGGLDIYATKWNEETEWWSESVNVGAPVNSSRDDSYYIVDEQLRIGYVSSDREACSECDSIYNLSIHCNKIYQIERPEMKFFISGYVYDATTNEIIPGAKIEFKDANYKWEHFEIIADENGYYQHELVPNLELFMRASQTDYFADKAVVFTLGETESRNYQQDFYLEKIPKGEITIEGIEYDFDSANLRPESEKILDNLIEFLELNSNLTIEIRSHTDMRGNDDYNLRLSERRAQSVVDYLVDHGIPRERLMPKGYGETMPAEVPGPDGTIVTLTPAYIEALPDENSRETAHQRNRRTAFFVLEQN; from the coding sequence ATGATGAAGAGAATTATTTTATCAGCTATATCATTACTTGTGCTCACCACTAGTTCGGTAGCGCAAACTGATAATGAACTTATCAGAATGGGAGATGCGGCCATGGCAAATGGTCAATATTCAAACGCAGTTTATTATTACGCATTTGTCTTATACAAAGTGCAGCAGGGAGAAGAGGCACTGTATTATGCTTATGAAATTTCTCCTGCGTATAAAGAGCCTGAAAAAAATGAGGATGGTACCGTTAAGCCGCCTGAAAACCCTACTGCTAAACAAATTGAGTTAATTCATAAATTAGCTGATGCTTACCGTTTGGCAGATGATTACAAAAATGCAGAAATATGGTATGCGGCAGCAATGAAATACCCACTTGAACAATTTCCTTACGTTCAGTATTTCTATGGCGTTTCGCTGATGTACAACAGTAAATTTGGAGAGGCCATGACTGAGTTTGAAGGATTTCAGTCGTTAAATAATGATCCTGACAACCAATACTATCAACTATCCAATTCAAAAATTGCAAGTTGTCAATTTGCAATGAACCCCAACAACACAAAAGAGGGGATAACAATTACAAATCCCGGAGACGTAATTAATGGCGGCAGTACAAGTTTCGGATTACAATTTGTCTCTGACGAGTACATGATTTTTTCAAGCGCTCGCATTGAAGACAAACCAGATTCAATAGTATCAGAAAATGAGAATCCACTTGAGTTGTATATGTTAGACATCTACCTTGTCAAGCTCAATGAAGACGGATCATTTGGAGCAATTGAAAAATTTCCTTTCTCAATCAACTCATCAGAGTATCATGAAGCAAGTGCAGTAATTTCAGAAGACGGCAATGCGATTTTTTTCACACGCATGGATCCGGATAACCGAAATGAAACTAAAATTTATGCCAGCAGAAAATTCAATAACACGTGGCTAGCTCCATTTGCCTTGGACAACAACGTAAACATGGATGGGTTTAGATCAATGAACCCCTCGTTGTCATCTGATGGTAAAACATTGTTTTTTGCCACTAACCGTCCAGGCGGTGAAGGCGGCATGGATATCTGGATGACCACACTTGGACCAAATGGTGAGACAACTGAACCAGTGAACTTGGGTAATCAGGTGAACACGTTTGATGATGAAATCACTCCGTTTTACCATGATATTACCCAAACACTTTATTTTGCTTCGGGCGGACATATTGGATTTGGTGGACTTGATATTTACGCCACCAAATGGAATGAAGAAACTGAATGGTGGAGCGAATCAGTTAATGTTGGCGCTCCGGTTAATTCAAGTCGTGATGATAGTTATTATATTGTTGATGAACAACTCAGAATTGGTTATGTTTCATCAGATCGCGAAGCGTGCTCTGAATGTGATTCTATATATAACCTGAGCATACACTGCAATAAAATTTATCAGATTGAGCGCCCTGAGATGAAATTTTTTATCAGTGGGTATGTCTATGACGCAACTACCAATGAAATTATTCCGGGAGCGAAAATAGAATTCAAAGACGCCAATTATAAATGGGAGCATTTTGAAATTATAGCTGATGAAAACGGTTATTACCAGCATGAGCTTGTGCCCAATCTTGAATTATTCATGAGAGCATCTCAAACAGATTATTTTGCAGACAAGGCAGTAGTTTTTACTCTTGGTGAAACAGAATCAAGAAATTATCAGCAAGACTTTTATCTTGAAAAGATTCCTAAAGGTGAGATTACTATTGAAGGAATAGAATACGACTTTGACAGTGCCAACCTGCGACCAGAATCTGAAAAAATTCTTGATAACCTCATTGAGTTTCTTGAATTAAACAGTAACCTGACTATTGAAATAAGATCACATACAGACATGCGTGGAAATGACGATTACAATCTCAGGCTTTCTGAAAGACGAGCCCAAAGTGTAGTTGATTATTTAGTTGACCACGGTATACCAAGAGAAAGATTAATGCCTAAGGGTTATGGAGAAACAATGCCGGCAGAAGTACCGGGACCAGACGGGACAATCGTAACATTGACACCGGCTTACATTGAAGCATTGCCTGATGAAAACTCAAGAGAGACTGCCCACCAGCGCAACAGAAGAACTGCCTTCTTTGTCCTTGAACAAAATTAA
- a CDS encoding PorP/SprF family type IX secretion system membrane protein, protein MKKLVVIITFGFLAFQIYAQDFHLSQYDAAALNANPGMTGVFKGEYRIHGHYRNQWMAVATKPFTTGLISFDVNKGKWGYGGQIANFRAGTGGYNVVSVLPSAAYKISFGARKFSFISVGVQVGFFQKSINSSALTFANQYVKTDGAGNFNTALSSNENFSGNGILNLDVTAGAMYYYADPMSMINPFGGITVYHINNPKESFLGASNNKLPLRTEGILGARFVVTPTISIMPKVFFQYQKEAMELTYAAQAQFYLPNKDLFLLGGVTYRNKDAAILEFGAKYAKFIGRISYDINTSDLNNVSRGRGGTEISLTYIFSTPNPNPVPTCPRL, encoded by the coding sequence ATGAAAAAATTAGTTGTTATAATCACATTCGGATTTCTTGCATTTCAAATTTATGCTCAAGATTTCCATCTCTCACAATATGATGCGGCTGCCTTGAATGCAAATCCGGGAATGACTGGAGTGTTCAAAGGAGAGTATCGCATTCACGGGCATTACCGCAATCAATGGATGGCTGTTGCAACGAAACCGTTCACTACCGGACTAATAAGCTTTGATGTCAACAAAGGAAAATGGGGATACGGAGGTCAAATTGCAAATTTCAGAGCCGGCACAGGTGGATACAATGTTGTGAGCGTATTACCATCTGCAGCGTATAAAATTAGTTTTGGCGCACGCAAATTCAGTTTTATCAGTGTTGGTGTTCAGGTAGGTTTTTTTCAAAAATCAATTAATTCATCTGCTCTTACGTTTGCAAATCAATATGTAAAAACAGATGGCGCAGGAAACTTCAACACAGCATTGTCATCCAACGAAAATTTTTCGGGTAATGGCATTTTAAATTTAGATGTTACTGCCGGGGCAATGTATTACTATGCTGATCCAATGAGCATGATTAACCCTTTTGGGGGCATTACGGTTTACCATATCAATAATCCCAAAGAATCTTTTTTAGGCGCAAGCAACAATAAATTGCCTTTGCGCACTGAAGGTATCTTAGGTGCAAGATTTGTTGTTACTCCAACAATTTCTATCATGCCAAAAGTTTTTTTCCAATATCAAAAAGAAGCGATGGAGCTAACCTATGCAGCACAGGCACAATTTTATCTTCCAAACAAGGATTTATTTTTATTGGGTGGAGTCACCTACAGAAACAAGGATGCTGCAATTCTGGAGTTTGGAGCCAAGTATGCAAAATTCATTGGAAGAATAAGCTACGACATTAATACGTCAGATTTAAATAATGTATCACGCGGCAGAGGAGGAACTGAAATTTCACTTACATACATTTTCAGTACACCTAATCCAAATCCGGTTCCAACTTGTCCTAGATTATGA
- a CDS encoding PKD domain-containing protein, which produces MKKLLLLLALIASIKSFGTHIIGGEILYQHLGGSSYLLTCKLYRDCCPSCFDFPATVQINVRYGNGGTPTPGLYSLPMQGRTVLDPPIDTCAFDPGICVEEAIFSSVVSLPPGTGGYHLWMSAIAGGAFPTGLCCRNNSIDNISAPGSARETFYAYVPDNNLWLTNSSPVISNFPPVFVCQGYDINLDFSATDSDGDSLVYSFYTPYNDLTGINALGTPPDNVTFNTVTWLAGYSATDPLDPTAGSLPGLTINSNGIISGIPPIQGQFVVGVMIEEYRDGIKIGKITRDFQFNVLNCPPPQDAGIGAVDGCSGTNIQFINNSGAGANGFWWDFGTGNPADTSIVFEPTFNYGAMGTYPITLMAQKGTLCADTAYYTLVISGLTGDFSHPDTVCIGESTAFQDLSIPAFNGTLNAWEWDFGDGQSSTLQNPNHAYSSSGNQTVQLIVHTDVGCSDTITKQLYVKVPPQAAITAMPGCNGPNVTFNNNSDPLANGFWWDFGTSFPDDTSNVADPTFDYSGYGYGSYTVTLIAQKGTTCADTTTYNLLISNVTADFADLDTTCTNVLINYSDMSSNVNGTITQWEWNFGDMSTTTLQNPTHGYSVSGDYNVQLIVTSSLGCKDTIVKLIHVDDAPQAIIGTTDFCSGSTINFVNNSDPGANGFWWDFGTGDPGDTSIVSNPSFTYPSFGNYTITLIAQKGTDCETSTTSPITISDLIPDFDLPAGTCVGTDVAFVDQSSTSAGTSITGYEWDFGDASTSTAQNPNHTYSAGGTMPVQLVVTNNAGCSDTIVQNLNIQSLPIVNAGLDTAMCVSNPGLDMNGIVIGATGGVWTPNGGVFVPSATNLNATYFPSLAELNNGFTQLVLTSTGNGNCPAQTDTINIQYLDTPEINTGGNIDVCEDSLYVILNASVQFAANVIWTTNGAGSFDDPSSLNATYTFDPTDVSSGQITLYIETFNFSGCPDDQDSLYITFHQPPTMNLVYDDTICAGFPLQLESNSSTGNGWWQTTGDGNFTPDDSSALTFYNHGTTDESNGTVQIYFQTIDNGGCNALYDTLDLVIVPSPTPDFTFVEGCYGTTIPFTNTSTSVDPIVGYEWTFETGLTSTQTDPTHTFTSPGIHPVQLIVTSANGCEDTLILPVTSHFIPVAAFDLPAPCLPGGTYFYDASSVTGDTIATWAWNFGDGGTSTDVNPVHQYGSSQVYNVTLSVTSGFGCSNDTVVSVNILPGPDAAFTANPPSGNLLVDIQFTDESNPNGAPLEFWDWSFGDGDTSDQQNPAHPYQNEGQYDVMLIVTDTAGCVDTAIVVVPIYHGPQVPSAFSPNGDNNNDWLMILGGNFKEVNFKIYNNWGQVIFETNDPTSLGWDGKYNGVDQPVGVYVYVAVVKTYDDEEHSLSGDVSLIR; this is translated from the coding sequence ATGAAAAAACTTCTACTGCTTCTGGCGCTCATTGCGTCTATAAAATCTTTTGGTACACACATCATCGGAGGAGAGATCCTATACCAGCATTTAGGTGGATCAAGTTATTTACTTACCTGTAAACTTTATCGTGATTGTTGTCCAAGTTGCTTCGATTTCCCTGCAACTGTTCAGATCAATGTGCGATATGGAAACGGTGGTACACCAACTCCGGGCTTGTACAGCTTGCCAATGCAAGGTAGAACTGTCTTAGATCCGCCAATTGATACTTGTGCTTTTGATCCCGGAATTTGTGTTGAAGAAGCTATTTTTTCAAGTGTGGTTTCGTTACCGCCTGGAACAGGTGGCTATCATCTTTGGATGAGTGCTATTGCAGGCGGTGCTTTTCCAACGGGTCTTTGTTGCCGGAATAATTCAATTGACAACATAAGCGCCCCGGGTTCTGCCAGAGAAACATTTTATGCATATGTGCCTGACAACAATCTTTGGCTTACCAACTCGAGTCCGGTTATTTCAAACTTCCCTCCTGTATTCGTATGCCAAGGTTATGATATAAATTTAGATTTCTCTGCAACTGATTCAGACGGAGATTCACTAGTGTATTCTTTTTATACGCCTTACAATGACTTAACGGGTATCAATGCACTTGGTACACCTCCTGACAACGTTACTTTTAACACTGTTACTTGGCTTGCCGGATATAGTGCAACCGATCCTCTTGATCCAACAGCAGGTTCATTGCCAGGACTTACCATTAATTCAAACGGTATTATTAGCGGTATCCCTCCTATACAAGGTCAGTTTGTTGTTGGGGTCATGATTGAAGAGTATCGTGATGGAATAAAAATTGGAAAAATTACGCGTGACTTTCAGTTCAATGTACTCAACTGTCCTCCTCCTCAGGATGCCGGTATTGGAGCAGTTGATGGCTGTTCAGGCACCAATATCCAGTTTATCAATAATAGTGGCGCCGGAGCTAACGGTTTTTGGTGGGATTTTGGAACCGGAAATCCTGCAGACACGAGTATAGTTTTTGAACCAACATTTAACTATGGTGCGATGGGTACATATCCAATAACGCTCATGGCACAAAAAGGAACACTATGCGCTGATACAGCTTACTACACGTTAGTGATATCTGGTTTGACCGGAGATTTTTCTCATCCTGATACTGTGTGTATCGGAGAATCTACTGCATTTCAAGATCTTTCTATTCCAGCTTTTAATGGAACATTGAATGCATGGGAATGGGATTTTGGTGATGGACAATCTTCTACTTTACAAAACCCAAATCATGCCTATTCATCCTCAGGAAACCAAACTGTTCAGTTGATAGTGCACACTGACGTTGGTTGCTCAGACACCATCACCAAACAATTGTATGTCAAAGTACCTCCTCAGGCAGCAATAACAGCAATGCCCGGTTGTAACGGTCCAAATGTGACCTTCAACAATAATAGTGATCCTCTGGCAAATGGTTTTTGGTGGGATTTCGGAACCAGTTTTCCTGATGATACCAGCAATGTTGCAGATCCTACTTTTGACTATTCAGGTTATGGATATGGATCTTACACTGTTACACTTATTGCTCAGAAAGGCACAACCTGTGCTGACACAACCACCTATAATTTACTCATATCAAATGTCACAGCTGATTTTGCAGATTTAGACACAACCTGCACAAATGTCTTGATAAATTATTCTGACATGTCATCTAATGTCAACGGTACGATCACTCAATGGGAGTGGAATTTTGGCGATATGTCAACTACCACCTTACAAAATCCAACACACGGATATTCTGTTTCAGGAGACTACAATGTGCAATTGATTGTTACAAGTTCATTAGGTTGTAAAGACACAATTGTAAAACTTATTCATGTGGACGATGCACCACAGGCAATCATTGGAACAACTGATTTCTGCTCAGGCTCAACGATAAATTTCGTGAATAATAGTGACCCTGGCGCCAATGGTTTCTGGTGGGATTTTGGAACGGGTGATCCGGGTGACACCAGTATAGTTTCAAACCCGTCTTTCACCTATCCATCTTTCGGAAATTATACGATTACTTTAATTGCTCAAAAGGGCACTGACTGTGAAACATCAACTACTTCACCAATAACAATTTCTGATTTGATTCCTGACTTTGATTTACCGGCAGGAACTTGCGTTGGAACAGATGTTGCCTTTGTGGATCAATCTTCAACTTCGGCCGGAACATCCATTACAGGTTATGAATGGGATTTTGGTGATGCATCAACAAGTACTGCGCAGAATCCTAATCACACTTATTCTGCAGGTGGAACCATGCCGGTGCAACTTGTTGTTACAAATAATGCAGGATGTTCAGACACCATAGTTCAAAATCTAAACATTCAATCTTTGCCTATTGTTAATGCCGGATTAGACACCGCAATGTGTGTTTCAAATCCAGGATTGGACATGAACGGTATTGTTATTGGTGCAACCGGTGGGGTGTGGACACCTAATGGAGGAGTATTTGTTCCTTCTGCAACCAACTTAAATGCAACTTACTTTCCGTCATTAGCTGAGTTAAACAACGGATTTACTCAACTCGTACTTACTTCAACAGGAAATGGAAATTGTCCTGCTCAAACGGACACCATCAATATTCAATATTTGGATACGCCTGAAATCAATACGGGAGGTAATATTGATGTTTGTGAAGATTCACTCTACGTAATATTGAATGCAAGTGTTCAATTTGCAGCTAATGTAATTTGGACAACAAACGGAGCAGGTTCATTTGATGATCCTTCTTCTCTGAACGCTACTTATACATTTGACCCGACTGATGTTTCTTCCGGACAAATTACATTGTACATTGAAACGTTCAATTTTTCAGGTTGCCCGGATGATCAAGATTCTCTCTATATCACGTTTCACCAACCACCAACAATGAATTTGGTTTACGATGACACGATTTGCGCCGGATTCCCACTTCAACTTGAATCTAACTCATCAACCGGAAATGGCTGGTGGCAAACAACCGGCGATGGAAACTTTACTCCGGATGATTCATCAGCCTTGACATTCTATAATCACGGCACAACAGATGAATCTAACGGTACGGTACAGATTTATTTTCAGACTATAGATAATGGCGGCTGCAATGCATTATATGACACGCTTGACCTTGTTATTGTTCCTTCCCCTACTCCAGATTTTACCTTTGTAGAAGGGTGTTACGGAACCACCATTCCATTCACAAATACCTCAACCAGTGTTGATCCAATTGTTGGATATGAATGGACATTTGAGACCGGTCTAACATCAACTCAAACTGACCCAACTCATACTTTTACTAGTCCAGGAATTCACCCTGTACAACTCATAGTGACATCAGCCAACGGATGTGAAGACACGCTGATTCTGCCTGTCACTTCTCATTTCATTCCTGTTGCTGCGTTTGATTTACCTGCACCATGCTTGCCAGGTGGCACTTATTTTTATGATGCTTCTTCAGTAACCGGAGATACCATTGCAACATGGGCATGGAATTTTGGTGATGGAGGTACTTCTACAGATGTTAACCCTGTTCACCAATATGGCTCATCTCAGGTTTATAATGTTACACTTTCGGTAACCAGCGGATTTGGTTGCAGCAATGATACCGTGGTAAGTGTAAATATTTTACCAGGCCCTGATGCCGCATTCACAGCTAACCCACCAAGCGGAAATTTATTGGTTGATATACAATTTACTGATGAATCAAATCCAAATGGCGCACCTTTAGAATTCTGGGATTGGAGTTTTGGTGATGGCGATACTTCTGACCAACAAAATCCAGCTCACCCGTATCAAAACGAAGGACAGTATGATGTTATGCTCATTGTGACAGATACTGCAGGTTGTGTAGACACGGCAATAGTTGTTGTACCAATTTATCACGGGCCACAAGTGCCTTCAGCTTTTTCACCAAACGGTGATAATAATAATGACTGGCTAATGATATTGGGAGGTAATTTCAAAGAAGTGAACTTTAAAATTTATAATAATTGGGGGCAAGTAATATTTGAGACCAATGATCCTACCTCACTGGGTTGGGATGGCAAATACAATGGCGTTGACCAACCGGTTGGTGTTTATGTTTACGTGGCTGTCGTCAAAACTTATGACGATGAAGAACACAGTTTATCAGGAGATGTTTCACTTATAAGATAA
- a CDS encoding T9SS type A sorting domain-containing protein yields the protein MMRIYALLFIAVLLSVNSIAQINVQWEARYNHSTGNFIDNAVDLALDASGNTYVTGTSYNGTSYDIVTVKYDSDGNELWQTSYGGTGIDEANAIVLDGNNDVIVTGSRYVSGSDYDLCIIKYDGTTGAIDWSVINSGSTLYDSGEDVTVDASNNVIVVGSQSVSSSDVNWVVHKYNSAGVFQWTQTGGGTLNDMAKVVVTDAAGVIYVAGHRENSTATTYFDFLILKFNPAGGAPIVNVTQDSGYGKLDTPHTMKLDGSGNIIVGGQGFSTVIEEEDYLLMKFNNSGTFQWLQMYGGDAESLDRINALDIDLGTNNIYVTGRSKSVATSEDYVTRAYNSSGTLLWSQTYSSPGLEFDEATDISVGGSGNLYVTGYSYLTGNNNDYTTLKYDLSGNLQWETSFDGPSSLSDQAVRMKLDPIENIFVTGKSHGGPSTNLDYSTIKYCQLETVGGADEAICNGQTVDLTASGGINITWSVFSGDMTSLSCTSCATVTVDPNVTTTYLVSSESASGCIDYDTVVVVVNAIPTPVIYADGPLSFCIGGDVVLSTDTYSSYLWSTTETSNAITVATAGTYTVTITDGNGCQNSANAVVGIYALPTVDAGADFSVCPGEGYPLNATGAVSYLWNVDVTLSQLNIPNPTATPTGGTNYIVTGTDGNGCQDKDTVAASLFTLPSVNAGPDGQVCLGDSWPMNATGASTYLWASHPTLSQLDIPNPLATPTTQTEYFVTGTDGNGCSNIDSVTISTINLPGISAGVDKTICEGDNVQIFATGGISYVWNSDPTLSSETISNPFASPLVTTTYTVEGTDINGCSNTDQVVVNVNTLPNVSAGADTSVCVDGSIQLLATGAVDYTWSPNASLSATNIANPIASPTGPTTYFVTGEDANGCENSAQVTVTINPLPTVSAGSDVAICIGDSTQLNGTGATIYVWTFDLTLSDFIIADPWAEPSTSTWYYLTGTDANGCSNSDSVLVTVNPLPTPPVIAIDSVFIFSNYPDGNQWYVNGNPIVGEINDTVNYVTVGQNGGYTVLYTDANGCSSFSEPSNVIIIYDVGVQEMEQAFDVHLYPNPTSAIVNMVLENGADYMMLVALDGTVIMVQTNIAAGNSEIDLSDLSDGVYLIQLVKDDSVVTKRIVKN from the coding sequence ATGATGAGAATCTACGCATTGCTTTTTATTGCGGTTCTTCTATCTGTTAATTCTATTGCTCAAATCAATGTGCAATGGGAAGCAAGATACAACCATTCAACCGGAAATTTTATTGATAACGCTGTTGATCTTGCATTGGATGCCAGTGGGAATACCTACGTTACCGGTACTTCATACAACGGAACAAGCTATGATATAGTCACCGTTAAATATGATTCAGATGGAAACGAGCTTTGGCAAACATCTTATGGCGGAACAGGAATTGACGAGGCAAATGCCATTGTGCTTGACGGTAATAATGATGTCATTGTTACAGGATCTCGCTATGTTAGCGGAAGTGATTATGATCTATGCATCATTAAATACGATGGCACAACAGGTGCAATTGATTGGTCAGTGATTAATAGTGGGTCAACACTTTATGATAGTGGAGAAGATGTTACGGTAGACGCTTCAAATAATGTCATTGTGGTAGGTTCACAATCAGTGAGTAGTTCTGATGTAAACTGGGTTGTACATAAATACAATTCTGCCGGAGTTTTTCAATGGACACAAACCGGAGGTGGAACGCTGAATGACATGGCAAAAGTGGTAGTCACTGATGCGGCCGGAGTTATTTATGTCGCCGGTCATAGAGAAAATTCAACAGCAACAACCTACTTTGATTTTTTAATACTTAAGTTTAATCCTGCCGGAGGTGCACCAATTGTGAATGTTACTCAAGATTCCGGCTATGGAAAATTGGATACACCTCACACCATGAAATTGGATGGATCAGGTAATATCATTGTTGGTGGGCAAGGGTTTTCTACAGTTATTGAAGAAGAAGATTATCTGCTAATGAAATTCAATAATAGTGGAACATTTCAGTGGCTTCAGATGTATGGAGGAGACGCCGAATCACTTGACCGCATCAATGCCTTGGATATTGATTTAGGAACCAATAATATTTATGTAACGGGAAGAAGTAAATCAGTTGCAACCAGTGAAGATTATGTTACGCGCGCTTATAATAGCAGTGGAACTCTTCTTTGGTCACAAACTTATTCAAGTCCCGGACTTGAGTTTGATGAAGCCACAGATATTTCAGTGGGTGGCAGCGGTAATTTATATGTTACCGGGTACAGTTATCTTACGGGTAATAACAATGATTATACAACGCTTAAATATGATCTCAGCGGAAATCTGCAATGGGAAACAAGTTTTGACGGACCATCTTCATTATCTGATCAGGCAGTGAGAATGAAATTAGATCCTATTGAGAATATATTTGTCACAGGAAAATCACACGGAGGCCCCTCAACTAATTTAGATTATAGTACCATAAAATATTGTCAGCTTGAAACTGTTGGCGGGGCTGATGAAGCAATTTGTAACGGTCAGACAGTTGACCTCACGGCAAGTGGTGGAATCAATATCACTTGGTCAGTTTTTTCCGGTGACATGACCAGTTTAAGTTGTACCAGTTGTGCTACGGTTACAGTTGATCCAAATGTTACGACAACTTATTTGGTTAGCAGTGAAAGCGCATCTGGTTGTATTGATTATGACACAGTGGTTGTGGTGGTAAATGCAATTCCAACTCCTGTAATTTATGCTGATGGACCCTTGAGTTTTTGTATTGGTGGTGATGTAGTTTTGTCAACTGACACCTATTCGTCTTACCTCTGGAGTACAACTGAAACATCTAATGCAATTACGGTAGCAACAGCTGGAACCTACACGGTGACAATTACAGATGGCAATGGGTGTCAGAACTCAGCTAATGCCGTGGTTGGCATTTATGCTCTACCCACAGTTGATGCCGGTGCTGATTTTAGTGTTTGTCCGGGCGAAGGATATCCATTAAACGCGACCGGGGCAGTTTCATATTTATGGAATGTTGACGTAACTCTTTCTCAATTAAATATTCCCAACCCAACGGCTACACCAACGGGGGGCACAAACTATATCGTTACCGGAACCGATGGAAATGGTTGTCAAGATAAGGACACTGTAGCTGCATCATTATTTACACTTCCTTCAGTAAATGCAGGGCCTGATGGTCAGGTGTGTTTGGGAGATTCTTGGCCAATGAATGCTACCGGTGCAAGTACTTATTTGTGGGCAAGTCATCCAACACTTTCACAACTTGATATTCCAAATCCTCTGGCAACACCAACAACGCAAACAGAATATTTCGTGACCGGAACAGATGGAAACGGTTGTTCCAATATTGATTCTGTAACTATCTCAACCATAAATTTACCCGGCATAAGTGCGGGAGTGGATAAAACAATTTGTGAAGGTGATAACGTTCAGATTTTTGCCACAGGAGGAATTTCTTATGTATGGAATTCTGATCCAACTTTGTCAAGTGAAACTATTTCAAATCCTTTTGCCTCGCCGTTAGTCACTACAACATACACCGTTGAAGGAACGGATATTAATGGGTGTTCAAATACTGATCAAGTGGTGGTAAATGTGAACACACTCCCGAATGTTTCAGCAGGTGCTGATACCTCTGTTTGTGTTGATGGAAGCATTCAATTACTTGCTACGGGTGCAGTTGATTATACATGGTCTCCAAATGCATCTTTGTCAGCAACCAATATTGCAAATCCAATTGCTTCACCTACCGGACCAACAACTTATTTTGTAACCGGAGAAGATGCAAACGGTTGTGAAAATTCAGCTCAGGTTACTGTAACTATAAACCCACTGCCAACGGTTAGTGCAGGATCTGATGTTGCAATATGTATTGGTGATAGTACACAGTTGAACGGAACAGGTGCCACCATCTACGTGTGGACATTTGATTTGACTTTATCAGATTTTATCATTGCAGATCCATGGGCAGAACCTTCAACGTCAACTTGGTATTATCTGACAGGAACAGATGCTAACGGATGCTCAAATTCAGACAGCGTGCTTGTTACGGTGAATCCTTTACCAACGCCACCGGTTATTGCTATTGACAGTGTTTTCATTTTCTCAAATTATCCTGACGGAAATCAATGGTATGTAAATGGAAACCCAATTGTTGGTGAAATAAATGATACGGTGAATTATGTCACCGTGGGACAAAATGGAGGATACACCGTTCTTTATACTGATGCTAACGGATGTTCATCTTTTTCTGAACCTTCTAACGTGATTATTATTTATGATGTGGGTGTTCAAGAAATGGAACAGGCTTTTGATGTTCACTTGTATCCAAATCCAACATCAGCCATTGTGAATATGGTACTTGAAAATGGTGCAGATTATATGATGCTGGTGGCTTTGGATGGAACAGTAATTATGGTACAGACAAATATAGCGGCAGGAAATTCTGAAATAGATTTAAGTGATCTTTCTGACGGCGTGTACTTGATTCAACTTGTCAAAGATGATTCAGTTGTTACCAAAAGAATAGTGAAAAACTAA